AGCTGCTGACCGAGGCGCTGACCCGCATGGAACGCGCCCTGAACGCCGCGAAGTAAGCAGTTGGGGAGTGGATGCGGTGCGGCTCCACTCCCCACTCCCTCCTTTCCACTTCCTGCGTTTACTGCGAGGTTAGTTCGCGCAGGCGCTCGATCAGGGGCCGCAGGCGCTCGCGGCGGGTCTTGAGGGCCGCGCGGTTCACGACCAGCCGCGCGGTCGAGTGGAACAGCACGTCCACCTCCTCGAGGTTGTTCGCGCGCAGGGTGCTGCCCGTCTGCACGAGGTCCACCACGGCGTCCGCGAGGCCCGTCAGGCACGCCAGTTCGATGTTCCCGCTGAGCTTGACGATCTCGGCGGGAATGCCGCGCGCGTTCAGGTACGCGCGGGCCGCGCGGGGGTACTTCGTGCCGACCCGCGCGATGTCCCCGTCCGCGCCGACCTCGCGGATCAGGGAAAGGCGGCACCCGGCAAAGCGCAAGTCCACCGGTTCGTACACGGTGCGGCCCGACTCGATCAGGACGTCCTTCCCGACGATCCCGGCGTCGGCGACGCCCAGGTCCACGTACACCGGCACGTCCTGGTTACGCAGCTCCAGTACGGTCACGCCGGGGAACTCGTGCCTCAGCGCGCGGGACTTCTCCGGCATGGTCAGCGGCAGGCCCGCCTGTGACAGCAGCGCGATGGCGTCTTCGAGGATGCGGCCCTTGGGCAGCGCCAGGGTCAGGTGACCGGGGTCACGGGTGGGGGCGGGGGTCACCGCGTCACCTCCGTGGCGGGCTGGAAGGTCAGCGTGTCGCCCTGACTGCTGGCCCAGCGGTGGATGCCGCGCGCCGCGCTGAACGCCCGCAGCTCGGCCCGATCGTCCGTCCAGGCGAGTTCCGCGTGCAGACCCTGCGCGCGCGCCGCGTCGGCCGCCGCGAGATCCAGGGCCAGCACCACCTCCGGCTCGGGGGGCAGGTCACCGGCCAGGGCGCGCATCAGGCGTTCCAGGCCCAGTGCGAAGCCCGCACCCGGCAGGCCCCCCTCCAGCGCGTAGCGGCCCCCGCCCAGCACCGGCTGGTTCAGGCCCGGCGCGTACGCGCGGAACGTCAGCCCGGTGTAGTAGTCGTAGCGGCGGCTGACGCCCAGATCGAACAGCAGCGGCCCCGCGTACAGCGCGGCCACGCGGCGCAGGTGCGCGACCGCCTCCTGCGCCCGCGTGCCGCGCGCCAGCCCCTGCGCGGCGTCCAGCACCTCGGGGCCGCCGTACAGGTCCGTCAGGGCGTGCAGGGTGCGGCGGGTGTCGCCGCCCAGCCCGAACTGGCCGCACAGCAGGTCCACGTCCGCGCCGCTCTTGCGGTCGATCGCGTCGTGCAGCGCCGCCCGCGCCGCGCCGTGCAGCCCGGCGTCCTCCAGCACGGCGTCCACGAAGCCCGGATACCCGACCTCCAGCGCCGCGCCCACCCCGACCTCGCCCAGGCCCACTGAGCGGAGCGACGCCGCCGCCAGATGCAGCAGTTCCGCGTCCGCCTGCGCGGTCTCCACGCCGATCAGTTCCACCCCCAGCTGATTGAACTCCCGCAGGCGCCCCAACTCGCTGTTCTGCGCGCGCAGCCACAGCCGCCCGGAGTACTGCAACCGCAGCGGGAACGGCCCCTGCGGGTACCGCGTGCGGACCAGGCGGCCCACGGCGGTCGTGAACTCGCTGCGCAGCGACAGGACCTGCCCGCCCGAGTCGATCAGTTTGAACGCCACGGCGTCCTGCGGATGGTGCGCGCTGGCGTACTCCAGGGCGGGGACCTCCACGCCACGGTACCCCCAGCGGGAGAACAGGCCGGACAGCTGCGCGCGGATCGCTTCACGCTGCGCCCACTCGGGCGGCAGCACGTCGCGCGTGCCCTCCGGAATGAACGCCGACACGCGCGGCGCGGCGCCGGCTGCGGCGGAAGCGGTGGATGGGGCGGACGAATTCACGCCCGGCATTCTAAGCGCCACCCACGCCGCCCACCGTCACCCCCGTCTGAACGCCCCGGGCGCGGCGCGTATACTGCCCGCACTATGCGCCGAGCCCCCCTCCTCGCCCTGCTGGGGACCAGCCTGACCCTCACGCTGGGCAGCTGCGCCCGCACCACCGACAACTTCACGCCGCGCATCAGCGTCACCGACACCGGCGCCACCCGCAGCGCCAACGGCTTCCTCGTGCAGGGCTACGTCCTGGATGACACGGGCGTCACGGACATCCAGGTGGACGGCAAGAGCGTGCCCATCCAGCCCGGCAGCCGCAAGATCGCCCGCTTCCAGTTCCAGGCGGTGCTGTCCACGCCCACCGGGCAGTACACCATCACCGCCCGCGACGCCGCCGGGAACGAGGCGAAGTTCGTGCTGCCCGTCAGCGTGGACCCCGTGCGGCCCACCGTGAAGGTCACCCGCTTCGAACGCAGCGGGAACGTCATCCGGGTCGCAGGCGTCGCCACGGACAACGTCCGCGTGGCGCAGGTCAGCGTGGACGGCAACCGCCTGAACATCACCCCCGGCAAGGAGGTCGAGTTCTACGCCGAGACGACCGGCATCTGGGCGGACATTGCCGTCACCGACAGCGCCGGAAACGCCGCCACCCTCCGCGCCCGCTGAACCTTCATCACGCGGACCCTGCGTCACGCCACCCCTTCATGAACTGGCCTCCGTCCTGCGAGTGACGCGCCCGTGCCCGGAGGCACGGTAGCCTGCGCGGGTATGCACGACCTGACCAGCCTGATCCTCTCCGCGTCCTACGTGGGCCTGTTCGCCATCGTCTTCGCCGAGACGGGCCTGCTGCTGGGCTTCTTCCTGCCCGGCGACACCCTGCTGCTCGCCGCCGGGGTGCTCGCCGCCGGGGGCGCCCTGAGCCTGGGCGGCGTCATGGCCGTCGTCGTCGCGGGCGGCATCCTGGGCTGCGTCGCCGGGTACTTCATCGGCGGGAAGTTCGGACCGCGCGTGTTCGCCAACCAGGACGCCCGGTACTTCAAACCCGAGTATGTGACCCGCGCCGAACTGTTCTTCGCGCGCTACGGCTGGCTGGCCGTCGTCCTCGCCCGCTTCGTGCCGGTCGTGCGGACCCTGGTGCCCACCATGGCGGGCGTGAGCCGCATGCCCCTGGCGCCGTTCACGCTGTACAACATCCTCGGCGCCCTGCTGTGGGGCGTCAGCGTGCCCGCGCTGGGGTACTTCCTGGGCGACCGCATCCCCCACCTGGACCGCTACATTCTGTTCATCGTAGGTGGTGTCGTGGTGATCAGCATCGTGCCCGTGCTGCTGAAGGTCATGCAGGCCCGCCGCGCGACCTGACGCCGGACGTGGGAACTGGAGGGGGTGGGTGTCATCGCGTGACTGACCCCACCCCCTCCTGAGCAGAGGAGGCTGGGATGACGACGATGCAGAGGACCGGACTGGTGCTGACATGCGTCCTGCTGGCCGTGCTGATCGGGGCTGGACTGCGGGCAGCGCGTGACGCGAGGACGGCGTCGCCCCCTGCGGTGACTGCACCCCTGCCCGAGCCGAAGATGATCACACAGCGGTGCGTGAGCTTCGCGCGCCTTGTTCTGGCCAAGCAGTACCACGGGGCAGATGGGCAGTCCAACCGGCTGACCGGCGTGAAGGCCCTCACCCCGGAGCTGTGGCAGGTGCGGGGTGAACTGACGAGTCACGATGGCGCTCGCGTCACGGTGTATCCCTACGAGTGCCTGTACAGCGCTGATGCGATCAGCGCAAATGTTCACCCCCGAGTGCCGTAGCAGGAGAGGAGGGGGGAGGCTGTCACCGGACAACCTCCCCCTCTCTTTGTTTTTCCTACTCACCACTCCCTACTGCCCACTACCCCCGCAGGATGCGGGCTTCGTTCGGGCGCAGGGCCGCGCCGCTCGTGGGCTGGTCGCCGAGGCTGCTCAGGAGGGTCTCGCCGCGTGCCAGCGTGCCGAGGTCGTGGATCTGCGCGCCGAAGTTCAGCAGGACGGTCAGGGTCTCGCCGTGCTCCTCGCGGACGAAGGCGAACACGTCGTCGGGGGCGTCCACGCTGCGGTACGTGCCGCCGATCAGCGCGGGGTGCTGTTCGCGCAGGCGGGTCAGGGCGCGGAAGTAGTTCAGGTCGCTGGCCGGGTCACCCTCCTGCGCGGCGACGTTCAGGGTGGCGAAGTCGTCCGCGAGGGGCAGCCAGGGGGTCGTGCCGTCGGCGCTGAAGCCCGCGTTGACGCCAGCGTCCCATTGCATGGGGGTGCGTTCCGGGTCGCGGCCCGCCTCAGGGCTGTCGGGCTGTTGCAGCGCAGCGGGGTCCACGATGCGGTCGGCGGGAATCTCGACGTCGCGCATGCCGATCTCGTCGCCGTAGTACACGGTGGGGGTGCCGCGCAGGGTCAGCAGCAGGGTCTGCGCCACGCGGTACTGCGCGTCGCCCAGGCGGCTGCGGAAGCGGTGCTGGTCGTGGTTGCCGAGCACCCAGTTCGGCCACGCACCCGCCGCGAGGCTCGCCGCGTCGTAGCTGTCCGCGAAGCGCCGCACGTCCTGCGCCGTCCAGGGCATCAGGATCAGGTGGAAGTTGAACGGCAGGTGCACCATCCGCGCGTCCTCGGTGCCCGAGTACGGCAGGAGCTGCTCGACCGGCAGGTAGATCTCGCCGACCATCATGCGGTCGTCGAACTCGTCCAGCACGGCGCGCATCTCGCGGATGTACTCGTGCGTTTCGGGCTGGTCCTGCGTGTACGGGTGCAGGAGGCTCCAGTGTTCGGGCTGGCCGGGCTGCCAGTCGGGGTTCTCGGGTTCGTCCAGGTAGCGGTCGTCCTCGGCCAGGAGCCAGATGACGTCCACGCGGAAGCCGTCCACGCCGCGGCGCATCCAGAAGCGCAGCGCGTCGAACATCGCCTGCCGCACGGCCGGGTTGCGCCAGTTCAGGTCCGGCTGGCTGGGCAGGAACTGATGCAGGTAGTACTGCCCGCTCGCCTCGTCCAGCGTCCAGGCGGGGCCGCCGAAGAAGGACTTCCAGTTGTTCGGCACGCCGCCGCCCTCGGCCGGGTCGCGCCACACGTACCAGTCGCGTTTCGCACTGTCCTTGCCCGTCAGGGCCTCCTGGAACCATGCGTGGTCACTGGAGGAGTGGTTGGGCACGTAGTCCAGCATGACCTTCAGGTCCAGGCGGTGCGCCTCGGCGACGAAGGCGTCGAAGTCCTCCAGCGTGCCGAACAGCGGGTCGATGTCGCAGTAGTCGGCGACGTCATACCCGAAGTCGCGCATGGGGCTTTTGAAGATGGGGGAGAGCCACACGGCCCGCACGCCCAGGCTCGCCACGTACGGCAGGCGGCGGGTGATGCCGCGCAGGTCGCCCACGCCGTCGCCGCTGTCGTCCTGGAAGGAACGCGGGTAGATCTGGTAGATGATGCCGCTCTGCCACCACTTCAGCTCGCCGGTCAGGGAGGAGGTCATGCCCAGCACACTACCTTCTGAATCGTTTCAGATCAAGTGGGGGAGTGCGAAGCAGGGAAGGATGTACTCCTTCCACTGCCCACCCTCTCCTGTTCAGTCCCTCAGGGAGAGGGCGTGTCCGAACCCAGGCGCACGGTCACGTCCGCGCCGGACGCCAGGGGCTGATCGCTGACCGTGCCGAAGCCCACGTCGCGCAGCACCCGCGCCGCCGCCTCGCCCGACGCGGTGGTCTTCGCGGGGCCGCGCGTCTCGTTCACGATCCAGACGTTCGCGTACCCCAGGCCCTCCAGCCGCTCCTTCAGGCGGCGGGCGCTGCCGTCCGGAGCGTCAGCGTTCACGACTGCCACGCCCAGCGACCGCGGATCGTTCGGGTCACGGAAGTTCTTGGCGATCAGCGCACCCAGTGCGGCGCGGTCCACCTCCCAGATGCTCAGGCCGCCCCGACGTCCGAAGTCCCCCGGCACCTGATGAGTTTTCACCTGCATGCCGCTGAGCCCCGCGCCCATCAGCGCTCCCACCTGTTCGCGCGTCAGGTTCGACTTCATGTTCCGGTCCACTGCCGCCACCATCAGCGGGAGGCGCCACACGTTCAGCGGGTTGTGCACCTGCGCGCCCAGCGCCCCCACGAACTGCTGCTGCCGCCCGATCCGCCCGATATCGCCCAGGTTGTCGTGCCGGAAGCGCAGGAAGCCCACCATCTGCTCGCCACTCAGGCGCTGACGCCCGGGCTTCAGGTCGATGTGGAGGTTCCCGGCGTTGTCGTCGTACTTCATGGCCTGTCCCACGTCCACCGTCACGCCGCCTGCAGCGTCCGTCAGGGCGGGCACGGCGTTGAGGCTGAGCAGCGCGTACCCGTCCACCGGCAGACCGGTCAGGTCCTGCACAGCCTGCATCAGTCCCTCGGGGCCGCCGCTGCGGTTCGCGCCGTTGATCTTGCCCCACCCGGACTTCGGCAGATTCACCCACGAGTCGCGCGGGATGCTCAGCAGGTTCACCCGCCCGTCCGGCCACGCCTGCGCCAGCATGATCGTGTCCGTCCGGCCCCGGTACGATTCCGGCTGTGCCGGGTACGGCCATACCGGGGCGCTCTCGTTGTACTCCACGTCCACGCCCGCCAGCACCAGATTCACCGGTCCCTCCGCCTTGCGCGGCAGCGTCCCGTACCGCGCGAGAAACGGCGCGGCGGGCGACACGACCGCCACCACGCCCGCCAGGACGACCAGACCAACCACAACCGGAGTGCGCACGCGCGGAGCATACCGCCCGGCAAGCCCTGCGCGGATCAACCCTAAGGGGGAGGTTCAGGTCAGGTCGCGCACCAGATGCGTGTAGGTGCCGCCCGCCAGTGCGCGCTTGCCCGCCGGGCGGAAGCCCTGCCGGGTGTAGAGGCGCGCCGCTGGGTTGCCGTCCTCGACCAGAAGGCCGACCCGGTGCAGGCCCAGCGCCACGGCCCGGTCCGCAGCCGCGTCCAGCAGCCGAGCCCCGATGCCGCGTCCCCGCGCGGCCTCCGTGACGGCCAGGGTGTCCACGTACAGTTCACCGGGTGTGCCTTCGGACTCCACGTGCCCAGGCAGGCCCAGGGAGCGCAGTCGCTCGCGGAAGGGATCGTCCAGTCCCTGTGCCAGCGCGCCCGGGTACGCGAGGATCAGGCCCAACGGCTCCCCTATAGGCGACTGCGCGATGAACTGATGCTCGAAACTCAGGCGATTGCCGCGCAGCGGGTAGAAGCCCAGGAGGGTCCGTTCGGCGGTCACGTCGTCCGTCACGCCCGTCAGTGCGTGCCCGATCCGGCCGATGGTGGCCTGGATGAGTGGGACTGCAAAGGCCGCGTCGAATGGGTGGGCGGGGCGGATCAGCACGTCGGTCATCCCCCCACACTAGCGGCATAGCAAAAACCGGGCTCCCGAAGAAGCCCGGCCTTACGCATGCAGAGGTTTAGTTGAGGGTGATCTTGCTGGCGACCAGCTTCTCGCCTTCGATTTCGCCTTCCACGGCGACGTTGGCGTCGTTGCGGTCGGTGCCGAAGAACTCGTCGGAGGTGGTGGCGCCGCCTTCGTAGGTGGTGGTCTCGGTGACGCTGACTTCGTAGTTCTTGTCGTTCTCGTTCAGACCGAAGGTCTTGGCGGTGCCGTCGAAGTTCATGACCATGCCTTCGAGGCCGTCACCGGCCGCCATGTCGACTTCTTCGCTGGTGTTGGCGCTGTCGTCGTTGTTCATGGTGCTGTCGGCGGCCACACCGGTATCGGCAGTGGTGGTGGTCGTGGTGCCGTCGGTGGAGGTCTCGGTGGACTCGGTCTTGGGCGCGCAGGAGGCGAGGAGGGCAGCGGTCAGAAGGGCCAGCAGGGTGGGTTTCATGCCTGTCATCTTCCCGATTCCCCAGCCTTCTCATGTGAGGAGAAACCCAGGGAATCTTTACGTCTACCCGGGCGGCTCACCCAAAGGTGAATGAGCCGTCCCGGACGCCCACGCGCACGCGTCCGCCACCCTTCAGGCGACCGAAGAGCATCAGGTCAGCCAGCGGACGCTTGAGCTGCGCCTCAATCACGCGCGCCAGCGGCCGGGCGCCCATCAGCGGATCAAAGCCCAGCTCCGCCAGCCGCGCCCGCGCCGCCGGGGTGACCGTCAGGGCGACCTCCCGCTCCTGCAGCTGCACCTGCAACTCGCGGATGAATTTGTCCACCACGCCGCCCATCACGTCCGGCGACAGCGGTGCGAAGTGCAGCACGCCGTCCAGGCGGTTGCGGAACTCCGGCGTGAACGTGCGCTTCACGGCCTCCGCCTCCTCGCCCGCGCGGCCCGAACGCCCGAACCCCAGCGCGGGCCGCGACGCGTCCGCCGACCCGGCATTCGTCGTGAAGATCAGGATCAATCCGCGCCCGTCCACCTTCTTCCCGGTGTGATCCGTCAACGTCCCGTGATCCATGAGCTGCAGGAAGACGTTGTACACGTCCGGGTGCGCCTTCTCGATCTCGTCCAGCAGCACCACCGCATGCGGGTGCTTCGCCACGGCGTCCGTCAGCAGGCCCCCCTGGTCGAAGCCCACGTACCCGGGGGGCGCGCCGATCAGCCGCGCGACCGTGTGCGCCTCCTGGTACTCGCTCATGTCGAACCTCGCCAGGTGAATGCCCAGCCGCTCGGCCAGTGCGCGGGCCAGTTCGGTCTTGCCCACCCCGGTCGGCCCGGCGAACAGGAACGCCCCCTGCGGTTTCTGCGGGTCGCGCAGGCCCGCGCGGGCCAGTTTCACGGCGCTCGCCACGGCACCCACCGCCGCGTCCTGCCCGAACACCCGCGCCTTCAGGTCCGCTTCCAGCGTCGCCAGGGACGTGACCTCCTCGGCCTTCACGGCGCCCAGCGGCACGCGCGCCATGCGGGCCACGGTGCCCTCGATATCCGGCACGTCGATGGTGCCGCCGCGCCCGGCGCTGCTGCGGGCCGCGCCCGCCTCGTCCAGCACGTCAATGGCCTTGTCCGGCAGGAAGCGGTCGCGCAGGTGCCGCACCGACAGCCGCACCGCCGCGTCCAGTGCGTCCGGCGTGAACGTCACCCCATGATGCGCCTCATAGCGGGGCGCGAGGCCCTGCACGATCTTCAGGGCGTCCTCCTCGGTCGGCTCGGGCACCTCGACCGTCTGGAAACGCCGCCACAGCGCCCGGTCCTTCTCCAAGTGCCGCAGTTCCGCCGGGGTGGTCGCCCCCAGCACCCGCAGCTTGCCGCGCGCCAGGGCAGGCTTGAGGAGGTTCGCGGCGTCCACGCTGCCGCCCTCGGTCGCCCCGGCGCCCACCAGGGTGTGCAGCTCGTCGATGAACAGCACCGCGTTCTGACCGTCCAGCGCCGCCAGCACGCCCTTGAGCCGCGCCTCGAAATCCCCGCGGTAGCGCGTCCCGGCCAGCAGCGCCCCCAGGTCCAGCGCGTACACCGACGCGCCCCGCAGGAAGCCCGGCGCCTCACCGTCCACGATCCGCTGCGCGAGTCCCTCGGCCAGCGCGGTCTTCCCGACACCCGGCTCGCCGACCAGCACCGGGTTGTTCTTCCCGCGCCGCGCCAGCACATGCACCACCCGCTCCAGCTCCGACGTCCGCCCGATCACCGGATCGAACTCCCCGGCGCGCCCCTGCGCCGTCAGGTCCGCCGCGTAGGCCTCCAGCGGGTCCACCTCCGCCTCCGCCGCCTCGGGGGCCGGGCCGTCCACGCCCGCCACGCGCCGCTCCCGCTCGCGACCCGGCACCTTCGCCGCGCCATGCGACACGAAACTCAGCACGTCCAGCCGCGACGCGCCCCGCGCTTCAAGCGCCGAGCGCGCCGGACTGTCCGGCTCCTCCAGCAGCTCCACCAGCACCCGCGCGCCATCCGCGACCTCATGCCCCTTGCCGCTCGCGTGCAGCTGCAACACCGCGCCCTCCACCACCCGGTGCACGCCCAGCGTGAAATCCGGCTCGGCGTCCGGCACCACCTCGAACTCCGCCAGCAGCGCCTGAAGATCCTCACGCAGCCGCTCCACGTCCACACCCACCGCCAGCAGCGCCTCGCGCGCCTCCGGATCGTGCGTCAGGGCCAGCAGCAGGTGCTCCAGCGTCACCAGCTCATGCCCGGCCTCCCGCGCGTAATCCGCCGCGCGGGCGATCGTCACCTGCAGGTGATCGCCGATCATGCGTCCGGCTCCGGCTCGGCCACGACCCGCAGGGGGTGCCCGTCGCGGCGCGCGTGGTTCATGACCTGCGCGACCTTCGTCTCCGCCACGTCACGGGTGTACACGCCAGCCACGCCCTGCCCCTTGTGGTGCACGGCCAGCATGATCAGTTCCGCCTCCTGCTCGGCCTTGCGGAAGTAGCGTTGCAGGACCATCACCACGAATTCCATGGGCGTGTAGTCGTCGTTCAGCAGAAGCACCCGGAACAGGCGGGGCCGCTGCGTGTGCGTGCGTTCCAGCGTCTGGGTGCGCGAGTCTTGGTCCCGGCGCGTCATGCGCCCGAGTGTACCCGCC
The Deinococcus sedimenti DNA segment above includes these coding regions:
- a CDS encoding GNAT family N-acetyltransferase, translated to MTDVLIRPAHPFDAAFAVPLIQATIGRIGHALTGVTDDVTAERTLLGFYPLRGNRLSFEHQFIAQSPIGEPLGLILAYPGALAQGLDDPFRERLRSLGLPGHVESEGTPGELYVDTLAVTEAARGRGIGARLLDAAADRAVALGLHRVGLLVEDGNPAARLYTRQGFRPAGKRALAGGTYTHLVRDLT
- a CDS encoding ATP phosphoribosyltransferase regulatory subunit produces the protein MPGVNSSAPSTASAAAGAAPRVSAFIPEGTRDVLPPEWAQREAIRAQLSGLFSRWGYRGVEVPALEYASAHHPQDAVAFKLIDSGGQVLSLRSEFTTAVGRLVRTRYPQGPFPLRLQYSGRLWLRAQNSELGRLREFNQLGVELIGVETAQADAELLHLAAASLRSVGLGEVGVGAALEVGYPGFVDAVLEDAGLHGAARAALHDAIDRKSGADVDLLCGQFGLGGDTRRTLHALTDLYGGPEVLDAAQGLARGTRAQEAVAHLRRVAALYAGPLLFDLGVSRRYDYYTGLTFRAYAPGLNQPVLGGGRYALEGGLPGAGFALGLERLMRALAGDLPPEPEVVLALDLAAADAARAQGLHAELAWTDDRAELRAFSAARGIHRWASSQGDTLTFQPATEVTR
- a CDS encoding LCP family protein; the encoded protein is MRTPVVVGLVVLAGVVAVVSPAAPFLARYGTLPRKAEGPVNLVLAGVDVEYNESAPVWPYPAQPESYRGRTDTIMLAQAWPDGRVNLLSIPRDSWVNLPKSGWGKINGANRSGGPEGLMQAVQDLTGLPVDGYALLSLNAVPALTDAAGGVTVDVGQAMKYDDNAGNLHIDLKPGRQRLSGEQMVGFLRFRHDNLGDIGRIGRQQQFVGALGAQVHNPLNVWRLPLMVAAVDRNMKSNLTREQVGALMGAGLSGMQVKTHQVPGDFGRRGGLSIWEVDRAALGALIAKNFRDPNDPRSLGVAVVNADAPDGSARRLKERLEGLGYANVWIVNETRGPAKTTASGEAAARVLRDVGFGTVSDQPLASGADVTVRLGSDTPSP
- the clpS gene encoding ATP-dependent Clp protease adapter ClpS, coding for MTRRDQDSRTQTLERTHTQRPRLFRVLLLNDDYTPMEFVVMVLQRYFRKAEQEAELIMLAVHHKGQGVAGVYTRDVAETKVAQVMNHARRDGHPLRVVAEPEPDA
- a CDS encoding alpha-amylase family glycosyl hydrolase; protein product: MTSSLTGELKWWQSGIIYQIYPRSFQDDSGDGVGDLRGITRRLPYVASLGVRAVWLSPIFKSPMRDFGYDVADYCDIDPLFGTLEDFDAFVAEAHRLDLKVMLDYVPNHSSSDHAWFQEALTGKDSAKRDWYVWRDPAEGGGVPNNWKSFFGGPAWTLDEASGQYYLHQFLPSQPDLNWRNPAVRQAMFDALRFWMRRGVDGFRVDVIWLLAEDDRYLDEPENPDWQPGQPEHWSLLHPYTQDQPETHEYIREMRAVLDEFDDRMMVGEIYLPVEQLLPYSGTEDARMVHLPFNFHLILMPWTAQDVRRFADSYDAASLAAGAWPNWVLGNHDQHRFRSRLGDAQYRVAQTLLLTLRGTPTVYYGDEIGMRDVEIPADRIVDPAALQQPDSPEAGRDPERTPMQWDAGVNAGFSADGTTPWLPLADDFATLNVAAQEGDPASDLNYFRALTRLREQHPALIGGTYRSVDAPDDVFAFVREEHGETLTVLLNFGAQIHDLGTLARGETLLSSLGDQPTSGAALRPNEARILRG
- the hisG gene encoding ATP phosphoribosyltransferase → MTPAPTRDPGHLTLALPKGRILEDAIALLSQAGLPLTMPEKSRALRHEFPGVTVLELRNQDVPVYVDLGVADAGIVGKDVLIESGRTVYEPVDLRFAGCRLSLIREVGADGDIARVGTKYPRAARAYLNARGIPAEIVKLSGNIELACLTGLADAVVDLVQTGSTLRANNLEEVDVLFHSTARLVVNRAALKTRRERLRPLIERLRELTSQ
- a CDS encoding DedA family protein — encoded protein: MHDLTSLILSASYVGLFAIVFAETGLLLGFFLPGDTLLLAAGVLAAGGALSLGGVMAVVVAGGILGCVAGYFIGGKFGPRVFANQDARYFKPEYVTRAELFFARYGWLAVVLARFVPVVRTLVPTMAGVSRMPLAPFTLYNILGALLWGVSVPALGYFLGDRIPHLDRYILFIVGGVVVISIVPVLLKVMQARRAT
- a CDS encoding AAA family ATPase → MIGDHLQVTIARAADYAREAGHELVTLEHLLLALTHDPEAREALLAVGVDVERLREDLQALLAEFEVVPDAEPDFTLGVHRVVEGAVLQLHASGKGHEVADGARVLVELLEEPDSPARSALEARGASRLDVLSFVSHGAAKVPGRERERRVAGVDGPAPEAAEAEVDPLEAYAADLTAQGRAGEFDPVIGRTSELERVVHVLARRGKNNPVLVGEPGVGKTALAEGLAQRIVDGEAPGFLRGASVYALDLGALLAGTRYRGDFEARLKGVLAALDGQNAVLFIDELHTLVGAGATEGGSVDAANLLKPALARGKLRVLGATTPAELRHLEKDRALWRRFQTVEVPEPTEEDALKIVQGLAPRYEAHHGVTFTPDALDAAVRLSVRHLRDRFLPDKAIDVLDEAGAARSSAGRGGTIDVPDIEGTVARMARVPLGAVKAEEVTSLATLEADLKARVFGQDAAVGAVASAVKLARAGLRDPQKPQGAFLFAGPTGVGKTELARALAERLGIHLARFDMSEYQEAHTVARLIGAPPGYVGFDQGGLLTDAVAKHPHAVVLLDEIEKAHPDVYNVFLQLMDHGTLTDHTGKKVDGRGLILIFTTNAGSADASRPALGFGRSGRAGEEAEAVKRTFTPEFRNRLDGVLHFAPLSPDVMGGVVDKFIRELQVQLQEREVALTVTPAARARLAELGFDPLMGARPLARVIEAQLKRPLADLMLFGRLKGGGRVRVGVRDGSFTFG